In uncultured Methanobrevibacter sp., the following proteins share a genomic window:
- a CDS encoding NADH-dependent flavin oxidoreductase, whose protein sequence is MKDIFDECSLGDLKLKSRIVRTGTWERQTEDGGFLKSEVFDRYEKMAKSGVGLINSEMFVFDPRDRFAEYCNNVNYKGFVKDYKEITDICHNHDVPVLGQLAFFYYNDGLNQKVEANDISLEGIRRLQADVIMAAKKFSFAGFDGMQIDIGNNFYLAKFINPFFNQRKDQYGGNTEGNTENRVRICSEIIKVLKKTMDFHVSCRINPWDVRKNGMTPEESIKVAKELEKAGADSIQLTARTISYLYDGNDRNPFLVYVDKLIDEIDVPVILGGSMRDMKSMNEVLNDSKVEFLSMSKPFVAQPDFLADWKANGDGVSICQSCNNCYSKKESTCFKFK, encoded by the coding sequence ATGAAAGATATATTTGATGAATGTAGTTTAGGAGATTTAAAGCTAAAAAGCCGTATTGTAAGAACAGGAACTTGGGAAAGACAAACTGAAGATGGGGGATTCCTAAAAAGTGAAGTCTTTGACAGATATGAAAAGATGGCTAAAAGCGGTGTAGGATTGATTAATTCTGAAATGTTTGTGTTTGATCCAAGAGATAGATTTGCAGAATACTGCAATAATGTAAACTATAAGGGTTTTGTAAAGGACTATAAGGAAATTACAGACATATGCCATAATCATGATGTGCCGGTTCTCGGACAGTTGGCATTCTTTTATTATAATGACGGATTGAATCAAAAGGTTGAAGCGAATGACATTAGTTTGGAAGGGATAAGACGTCTTCAGGCAGATGTTATCATGGCTGCTAAAAAGTTCTCCTTTGCAGGTTTTGATGGAATGCAAATAGACATTGGTAATAATTTTTACCTTGCTAAATTCATCAATCCTTTTTTCAATCAAAGAAAGGACCAATATGGGGGCAATACAGAAGGCAATACAGAAAATCGTGTCAGAATCTGTTCAGAGATTATTAAGGTTCTAAAAAAGACTATGGATTTCCATGTCAGCTGCAGAATTAACCCTTGGGATGTCAGAAAGAATGGAATGACTCCTGAAGAAAGCATAAAGGTTGCAAAGGAACTTGAAAAGGCAGGTGCTGACAGCATTCAATTGACTGCAAGGACAATATCCTATCTTTATGATGGCAATGATAGGAATCCATTCCTTGTGTATGTGGATAAATTGATTGATGAGATTGATGTTCCAGTCATTTTAGGCGGTTCAATGAGGGATATGAAATCAATGAATGAAGTTCTGAATGATTCAAAAGTTGAATTCTTATCCATGTCCAAGCCATTTGTAGCACAGCCAGACTTTTTAGCTGATTGGAAAGCAAATGGAGATGGAGTTTCAATTTGTCAAAGCTGCAATAACTGTTACTCCAAAAAAGAGAGCACTTGTTTTAAATTTAAATAA
- the lysA gene encoding diaminopimelate decarboxylase gives MDLNIKINDKGHLDIGGADACDLVEQYGTPIYVIDEERIRDNYNRFYNAFTKFYPKFKVFYACKANTNIAVLKILEEEGCCIDAVSPGEVYICKKMGFSGDRILFTGNNIRNDEMDYVNSEDVILNIDSVSALKRLAESIDPNGKKISFRVNPMVGAGHHGHCITGGEMSKFGIMETEAVEIYKLAKELGFEPVGMHSHIGSGILDPEPFKLAIESTMNIAGKVHQEAGIDFEFIDFGGGVGIPYTPDEELLDLEHFAEENVKLFKEKLEEFDMGEPTLYLEPGRYIVGDASVILVEVNSVKESYRKFIGVDAGFNTLLRPAMYDSYHHIVVANKMNEEPTQEVDVAGNVCESGDLFARDRPLPDIEEGDILGILNAGAYGYTMASNYNSRPLPAEILVKNGESFVIREAQSFDDIFEKQSVPDHLQ, from the coding sequence ATGGATTTAAATATAAAAATAAATGACAAAGGCCATTTAGATATTGGCGGTGCTGATGCATGTGATCTTGTAGAACAGTATGGCACTCCTATCTATGTAATTGATGAAGAAAGAATTAGAGACAACTACAACAGATTCTATAACGCTTTCACTAAATTTTATCCTAAATTCAAAGTATTCTATGCTTGTAAAGCAAATACAAACATTGCTGTTTTAAAAATCCTTGAGGAAGAAGGATGCTGCATTGATGCTGTATCTCCTGGAGAAGTATACATCTGTAAAAAAATGGGATTCTCTGGAGACAGAATCCTATTTACAGGAAACAACATTAGAAACGATGAAATGGATTACGTAAACAGTGAAGATGTAATCTTGAACATTGACTCTGTTTCTGCTCTTAAAAGACTTGCAGAAAGCATTGATCCTAATGGCAAAAAAATCTCATTTAGAGTAAACCCTATGGTAGGTGCTGGTCACCACGGTCACTGCATTACCGGTGGAGAAATGAGTAAATTCGGTATTATGGAAACCGAAGCTGTAGAGATTTACAAATTAGCTAAGGAATTAGGATTTGAACCTGTAGGTATGCACTCTCACATCGGTTCAGGTATTTTAGACCCAGAACCATTCAAATTAGCTATTGAATCCACTATGAACATTGCAGGAAAAGTTCACCAAGAAGCAGGAATTGACTTTGAATTTATTGACTTCGGTGGAGGAGTTGGAATTCCATACACTCCTGATGAGGAATTGCTTGACTTGGAACACTTTGCAGAAGAAAACGTCAAATTATTCAAAGAAAAATTAGAAGAGTTTGATATGGGAGAACCTACCTTATACCTTGAACCAGGAAGATACATTGTAGGGGACGCTTCTGTAATTCTTGTAGAAGTAAACAGTGTAAAGGAAAGCTACAGAAAATTCATCGGTGTAGATGCTGGATTCAACACCTTGCTCAGACCTGCTATGTATGATTCCTACCATCACATTGTAGTTGCAAACAAAATGAATGAAGAGCCAACTCAAGAAGTGGATGTTGCAGGAAATGTCTGTGAATCCGGTGACTTGTTTGCAAGAGACAGACCTCTTCCAGATATTGAAGAAGGAGACATTTTAGGAATCTTGAATGCTGGTGCATACGGTTACACTATGGCTTCCAACTATAACTCAAGACCTCTCCCTGCAGAGATTCTTGTTAAAAATGGAGAGTCTTTCGTAATCCGTGAAGCACAAAGCTTCGATGACATTTTTGAAAAACAATCTGTTCCTGACCATTTACAATAG
- the dapF gene encoding diaminopimelate epimerase: protein MVDLKGLKFSKMHGIGNDFPIIDESQGEQIPEADKAEACRQLCHRNFGVGGDGVLFVVPSEVADIGYRMFNPDGSEAEMCGNGIRCFGDFVYRNKIVEKETMTVETKSGIKTIEITVEDGEPVLFKVNMGKSTFKVPQIPMIADSEEFVDGDLDVIDTTFKATCVNVGNPHAILFVDDVDAIDIDKYGPAIECHEVFPEKINVHFVEVISKNEGKMRTWERGAGVTLACGTGATSTALAGVKLGLFDNEVLLHLPGGDLEFNVYEEDGELGAFMKGPAALVFNAEIQ, encoded by the coding sequence ATGGTAGATTTAAAAGGTTTAAAATTCTCTAAAATGCATGGTATCGGTAATGATTTCCCTATTATTGATGAAAGTCAAGGGGAACAAATTCCAGAAGCAGATAAAGCTGAAGCATGCAGACAATTATGCCACAGAAACTTTGGTGTAGGTGGAGATGGAGTATTATTTGTAGTGCCATCTGAAGTGGCAGACATTGGATACAGGATGTTCAATCCAGATGGATCTGAAGCTGAAATGTGTGGAAATGGTATCCGTTGTTTCGGAGATTTCGTTTACAGAAATAAAATCGTTGAAAAGGAAACAATGACCGTTGAAACCAAATCCGGTATCAAGACCATTGAAATTACTGTAGAAGATGGTGAACCTGTTCTCTTTAAGGTCAATATGGGCAAATCAACATTCAAAGTTCCACAAATTCCAATGATTGCAGATTCAGAGGAGTTTGTCGACGGTGACCTTGATGTTATTGACACCACCTTCAAGGCAACTTGTGTCAATGTTGGAAATCCTCATGCAATCCTCTTTGTTGATGATGTTGATGCTATTGACATTGACAAATATGGCCCAGCTATTGAATGCCATGAAGTATTCCCAGAAAAGATCAATGTTCATTTTGTTGAAGTTATAAGCAAGAATGAAGGAAAAATGAGAACTTGGGAACGTGGTGCTGGTGTTACACTTGCATGTGGTACCGGTGCAACTTCAACTGCACTTGCTGGTGTAAAATTAGGTCTTTTTGATAATGAAGTTCTTCTTCACTTACCTGGTGGAGACTTAGAGTTTAATGTCTATGAAGAGGACGGAGAACTCGGAGCATTCATGAAAGGACCTGCAGCATTGGTCTTCAATGCTGAAATCCAATAA
- a CDS encoding ABC transporter ATP-binding protein codes for MDGYIENENAYHEDEYIYNETFIGEDGEEYYYEDPLISLFDVVKEYDKGTVKALNGVNLDIFEGEFVSIIGPSGSGKSTLLNMLGALDKPTRGKIYIDGIDLVKEKDLSEFRQEKIGFVFQLHNLIPNLSVFDNVQIPLLPTGMSNKEMKERASEIIRAVGLEDKKKQRPNKLSGGQRQRVAIARALVNNPSIILADEPTGSLDSKTGEMILNLLMEMHERYNVTLIIVTHDNGVAALAERTIKIKDGQVIEDKYNY; via the coding sequence ATGGATGGTTACATAGAAAATGAGAATGCATATCATGAAGATGAATATATCTATAATGAAACCTTCATCGGTGAGGATGGCGAGGAATATTATTATGAAGATCCATTAATCAGCCTATTTGATGTTGTAAAGGAATACGATAAAGGAACTGTTAAGGCATTGAATGGAGTAAACCTGGATATCTTTGAAGGGGAATTCGTATCAATTATCGGTCCTTCAGGTTCTGGAAAATCCACTCTCCTAAACATGCTTGGTGCTTTGGATAAGCCTACCAGAGGAAAGATTTATATCGATGGCATCGACCTTGTTAAAGAGAAGGACTTAAGCGAATTCAGACAGGAAAAAATAGGTTTTGTTTTCCAATTGCACAACTTGATTCCTAACTTATCCGTTTTTGACAATGTCCAGATTCCATTGCTCCCTACTGGAATGTCCAACAAGGAGATGAAGGAAAGGGCAAGTGAAATTATCCGTGCTGTAGGATTGGAGGATAAGAAAAAGCAAAGGCCTAATAAATTGTCTGGTGGTCAACGTCAAAGGGTAGCTATTGCAAGGGCATTGGTAAATAACCCATCTATCATTTTAGCAGACGAACCGACAGGTTCTCTTGATTCAAAAACAGGTGAAATGATATTGAATTTGCTTATGGAAATGCATGAGCGTTATAATGTGACTTTGATTATAGTTACACATGACAATGGTGTTGCCGCTTTGGCAGAAAGAACCATAAAAATCAAGGATGGTCAAGTAATAGAGGATAAATACAATTATTAG
- a CDS encoding NUDIX domain-containing protein, protein MNGKKDWGLTVRGVVKKEGKTLILRRHPKSRNNPHKYELPGGKVDPGEFFDVALIREFKEETNLDVNIESLFEVVQDEFISRRTKQPISTVQLMMNLEILSGEVQISDEHDDFKWVSNEELKELYNEDMLTPTLRKTLEKRDFEI, encoded by the coding sequence ATGAATGGTAAAAAGGACTGGGGATTGACAGTAAGAGGAGTAGTTAAAAAAGAGGGTAAGACACTAATCCTTAGAAGACATCCAAAATCAAGAAACAATCCTCATAAATATGAGCTTCCTGGCGGTAAAGTGGATCCTGGAGAGTTCTTTGATGTGGCATTGATAAGGGAATTCAAGGAAGAGACTAACCTTGATGTTAATATAGAAAGCTTGTTTGAAGTTGTTCAAGATGAATTCATAAGCAGAAGGACCAAACAGCCAATAAGCACAGTTCAACTGATGATGAATCTGGAAATATTAAGTGGAGAAGTTCAGATAAGCGATGAGCATGATGATTTCAAATGGGTAAGCAATGAAGAGCTAAAAGAGCTTTACAATGAGGATATGCTTACTCCTACACTTAGAAAAACTTTAGAAAAAAGAGATTTTGAGATTTGA
- a CDS encoding YitT family protein, producing the protein MQTKKISRYVIYLFSLFLISLGGAISIKANLGTSPIICLPYVSSLILKMSVGTVCLIFNVIFISVQIILLRSGFEKRQYLQIIVGTIFSLTLDFSMMLVSFLNPADYLSQFATLLLSCVVVAFGVMLEVQTEVVYLPPDGIIVAISKVLKKEFPKVKPFVDTSFVLTAAILSIVFLGYLAGVREGTIVSALIIGPIVKVLQTYLNPYVERLYEK; encoded by the coding sequence ATGCAAACAAAAAAGATTTCAAGATATGTCATTTACTTATTTTCACTGTTTTTAATATCTTTAGGTGGAGCCATATCCATTAAAGCAAATTTAGGAACTTCCCCTATCATTTGTCTTCCATATGTTTCAAGTCTGATATTGAAAATGAGTGTTGGAACAGTATGCTTGATCTTTAATGTTATTTTTATATCTGTACAGATAATCCTTCTAAGAAGCGGATTTGAAAAGAGACAGTATCTGCAGATAATTGTAGGAACAATCTTTTCCCTTACCTTAGACTTTTCAATGATGTTGGTAAGTTTCTTGAATCCTGCAGATTATTTAAGTCAATTTGCAACACTTCTCTTAAGCTGTGTAGTGGTTGCTTTTGGTGTGATGCTTGAAGTTCAAACAGAAGTGGTTTATCTTCCTCCAGACGGGATAATTGTAGCCATTTCAAAGGTTTTAAAAAAGGAGTTTCCAAAGGTAAAGCCATTTGTTGACACAAGCTTTGTACTTACTGCAGCTATTTTGTCAATTGTATTCTTAGGATATCTTGCAGGAGTCCGTGAAGGAACAATCGTTTCTGCTCTAATAATTGGGCCTATTGTAAAGGTTCTTCAAACTTATTTAAATCCTTATGTTGAACGTTTATATGAAAAATAA
- a CDS encoding 4Fe-4S double cluster binding domain-containing protein has translation MNLEEKNSREIEEFLKSKGAEVVGFASLEGINNVPKEYPNSILIGIPIEKEALKTIYTDDQSKYVESMKSLALKLNDIVLEGEDYIKENMNYNALAMSRERVAKDFEGLASKIPHKTTGTRSGLGWIGRCALLISPKYGAALRLSTILTDMPIKVGTPIDDSLCDDCTDCQDACPVDAINEVKWDSRKEREEYFDAEKCFEFIKKEMQRTHGKSLCAKCGLACPYTKEYLGIETDRELIKEI, from the coding sequence ATGAATTTAGAGGAAAAAAATTCAAGAGAAATAGAAGAGTTTCTTAAATCAAAAGGTGCAGAAGTAGTTGGTTTTGCTAGTTTAGAAGGTATTAATAACGTTCCAAAGGAGTATCCAAACAGTATCTTGATTGGAATTCCAATAGAAAAGGAAGCATTGAAAACCATTTATACAGATGATCAGTCCAAATATGTGGAATCCATGAAAAGTTTAGCATTGAAGCTTAATGACATCGTCCTTGAAGGTGAGGATTACATTAAGGAAAACATGAATTACAATGCATTGGCAATGTCTCGTGAAAGAGTTGCAAAAGACTTTGAGGGTTTGGCAAGCAAAATCCCACATAAGACAACTGGAACAAGGTCTGGACTTGGATGGATCGGAAGATGTGCATTGCTTATCAGTCCAAAATATGGGGCTGCACTTAGATTATCCACTATTCTAACAGACATGCCTATAAAAGTAGGCACCCCAATCGATGACTCATTATGTGATGACTGTACAGATTGCCAAGACGCTTGTCCTGTCGATGCAATAAATGAAGTTAAATGGGACTCCAGAAAAGAAAGAGAAGAGTACTTCGATGCAGAAAAATGTTTTGAATTCATTAAAAAAGAAATGCAAAGAACTCATGGCAAAAGCTTATGTGCCAAATGCGGGCTTGCTTGCCCTTACACTAAAGAATACCTAGGAATAGAAACTGACAGGGAGTTAATTAAGGAAATATAA